In Setaria italica strain Yugu1 chromosome IX, Setaria_italica_v2.0, whole genome shotgun sequence, the genomic stretch CGGTGGAGGGCCACGGTGGTGGCGTCCCTGGGTCCGAGGGGGGTGGGTTTGGGTGGAAGGGGCAGGGGGGATTCGGAAAAAACCAATTTTGCATTGCTGGCCGGCGGGCGGTTAAGTGAAAAATAACCTCATCTTTAACCCTATCCATTAGACTAGCATCTTGTGGTCTTGATTCAGAGTTTCCAAGGTTGCACGGAGTATCTGATTTGCACCAAATACGTTCCCTAGGTTATATTTGTATATTGCCACGGAGTTGGTTTCCTTGTAAACTTGGAATAAACTATGGGGATTATGTATTTATTAGCTCTATCAAAGATTTCGCAAATAGTTTTCCCATATTCTATTATTGAAGCGCCCACGTGCGAATGCATTTTTATTAATTTACATGCATTGTCTTAAAGCTTAAGTacatttttaaatataaattaGTTTTTTCCACATTGTTAACTGGACAtgcttttctatttcttttttcgTTAGTGGAAGGTACGTGGACATGCTGACTTGCGGCACGGCACATGGTGACATGGATCCATAGCCACCTGACACAAGACATGTATGGTCCAAGCTATCCATTTTAGCTGGCAGTTTGGCGTTCAAAGTATGGATACTGACACGGTGACCATGAGACGACAGCAACAAAATCCAGTGTCGACACGGTTTTCTTAAAGCTGTAAACCACCATTGACCACCACCTATCCAGCACGGTTGCACACGCAGCCCTACCTGCTGGGGCTGACCCAGTGACCACACCGGCCGGGAGATTTTTTACCTAAACCCCCTGTTTTACACAAAAATCACAAAACCTTCCTCCGCGTTCTCCCTCTGATCGGCGGATTAAAATCCTCGCCCCCATTTCCAGCCCCTTTCTGTTCACTGCCCTCGCCAAATTCCCCCAATcccagctcgccgccgacggcaTTGCGTCGCCATTGCCTCCGAATCCGAGTGCGCGTCGCGTGATCCCGGATCCAGCTTGGCGTCTTTACCCGCCGTCGCCTCCGACCCAACATTTTCCGCGCAAGGCATGGTGCCGTCCCGGCGGTTTTTTGGGAGAGTGCTTCTTCTGTAGGACCGCGGCGAGAGGCTGTGATGGCGGGCGCCGCCACGGAGGGGAAGCTCTCCCCGGCTCTGCCCCTGGCCACACTGATCGGCCGCGAGCTCCGCGGCGACGGCTCCGAGCGCCCGCTCGTGCGGTACGGCCACTCCGGCTTCGCCAAGCGCGGCGAGGACTACTTCCTCGTCAAGCCCGACTGCCTCCGCGTCCCAGGCGACCCTTCCTCCGCGTTCTCCGTCTTCGCTGTACGGCTCGTTCTTCCTTTCTTGTATTGCCATTCCGGTCTAGTTTGCGTTCGGTGGTGTGATGGCTTGTGTTTTTGGTTCCTTGGATCTGCTGTTCGCAGGTGTTCGACGGCCACAATGGCGTGTCGGCGGCGGTGTTCAGCAAGGAGAAATTGCTGGAGCACGTGATGAGCGCCGTGCCTCAGGGCATCAGCCGCGAGGACTGGCTACAGGCGCTGCCGCGCGCGCTCGTCGCTGGATTCGTCAAGACAGACATTGACTTCCAGCGCAAGGGTGAGATGACACCGGTGATCCTTGCAGTGCCGTTGGGAGTCTGATCAAACCTCGCTAGAAAGATGCTTAACTTCGGGAATCGGTGCAGGGGAGACTTCAGGGACAACGGCGACCCTGGTTGTGGTTGATGGGTTCACGGTCACCGTGGCTTCAGTGGGAGATTCCAGGTGCATTCTGGATACACAAGGTGGCGAGGTCTCGTTGCTGACTGTGGATCACCGGCTAGAAGAGAATGCAGAGGAGAGGGAGCGGGTCACAGCAAGTGGAGGGGAGGTCAGCCGGCTTAATCTCTGTGGAGGACAAGAGGTAATGATCACTGCTCATCAGTGATGGCGATGAAGAAGAATTCTAGGATACATAATTATATCTGCATGCTTTGGAAGCACTTCTGGATGTGGATTTTGTTGTTAATtgtcctctctcttttttaggTTGGTCCTCTCCGATGCTGGCCTGGTGGATTGTGCCTTTCAAGGTCAATTGGGGATACTGATGTCGGCGAGTTCATTGTACCGATTCCACATGTCAAGCAAGTGAAGGTGTGAAATAATCACTTTTTATCAAACGAAAGGAATTAGCTCTTCCTAACATGTTTTTGTTAACATGTGGTTTACTTTTGGTAATTGTAGCTCCCAAATACTGGTGGAAGACTAATAATTGCTTCAGATGGAATATGGGATGCTCTGTCCTCAGAGACTGCTGCTCAGGCATGTCGGGGATTGCCTGCAGAACTGGCTGCGAAGCTTGTTGTTAAGGTGAGTATGCATGTGGCTGGGCTATTGCATCATCCGGTACTTTCTGTGTTATGCTTAAATTGTCTAAATCATCTAATCAGTATCCAACTTCTTGTGCAGCAAGCTCTGAAGACTAGCGGGTTGAAAGACGACACCACATGCGTGGTTGTTGACATCATTCCATCTGATCATTGTTCAACACCACCAGCATTGTCTCCAAAGAGAAATCAGAACATGTTGAAGTCTCTTATTTTTGGTAGGAGGTCACATAGTTCTGTCGGAAAGCTCAGCAAATCTGCTTCATTGAGCTCTGTGGAAGAAATATTTGAGGAGGGATCTGCAATGTTGGAAGAAAGGCATGTTCTTGTTTTCTCGTGCAGTTCATGTATCTCTAAACCCTTTTTGCAGTTTTATGCACATTCTAAGCTTTTTAGCTTATGTGGATTCTTTGTTGCCGTCGATTAATTCCCAATACTCTGATTGCCGCATGTCTCTGGTTTAGTAG encodes the following:
- the LOC101766497 gene encoding probable protein phosphatase 2C 33, which produces MAGAATEGKLSPALPLATLIGRELRGDGSERPLVRYGHSGFAKRGEDYFLVKPDCLRVPGDPSSAFSVFAVFDGHNGVSAAVFSKEKLLEHVMSAVPQGISREDWLQALPRALVAGFVKTDIDFQRKGETSGTTATLVVVDGFTVTVASVGDSRCILDTQGGEVSLLTVDHRLEENAEERERVTASGGEVSRLNLCGGQEVGPLRCWPGGLCLSRSIGDTDVGEFIVPIPHVKQVKLPNTGGRLIIASDGIWDALSSETAAQACRGLPAELAAKLVVKQALKTSGLKDDTTCVVVDIIPSDHCSTPPALSPKRNQNMLKSLIFGRRSHSSVGKLSKSASLSSVEEIFEEGSAMLEERLGRNFPSKANLPPFRCAICQVDQEPFEGLMTDNVGGCCSAPSTPWGGPYLCSDCRKKKDAMEGKRSSRSTTCR